CAATGAAATCGAAAAAACCTTGATGTTTTGTCCGATTGTTTTTTTAGCCGCTTTTTCCGCGGTGCCGAGAAGCGCGGCGGTTTTTTCCGACAAAATTTCATAAAACGGCGAGCCGATAATATTGGCTAAGGCCACGAAAGTAAAAAGCATAAAGAAAAAAAACAAAGCCAAGCCCGCGCCGACAATAAAATAATACAACAGACTTTCATACCAAATATCAGACGATAAAAAATCGAGCGAGCCGGACAAACCCGTGAACGCCAGATAAAACACGGCGGCGTAAATCAATAAATTGATCGCCATGGGAAACGCCATCCAAACAAACAATTTTTTGTTCGCCAGCAAAGTTTTAAAAGCCGCGAACGGAAAAACAAAACCTTTGTAAATCAACTTCAACATATAAAAAAAACCTAAAAACGAAAAACTAAAGAGCGTTTAGATTCTATTTTTAGGAATTAAGAACTTATCTTATAAAATATTTCTACTTGCTTTTCAATATTTCCAGCGCCCGTTCGAGCTGAGGATCTTTTTCTTGAACAAAATCTTCATCGGTGATTTCCACTTCCTGATCAGGCTCAATACCTTCTTCGTTGATGGAAGCTCCGCTGGGAGTCAACCACTTGGCTATGGTCACTTTGACGGAAGAACCGTCGGACAAAGAATGCAAATTTTGCACCGAGCCTTTACCGAAAGTTTTTTTGCCGACCAAAGTCGCCAGGCCGTAATCTTTCAAAGCGCCCGCCACGATCTCGGAGCCCGAAGCGCTGCCTTCATTGATCAATACCACGGTCGGCATTTGAACGAACGCCGGCTGACCTTTGGAAGCATACTCCATTTTTTGACCGTCGCCGAATTGTTCGCTGACCACGGTTTGGCCGTTCTCTATCCAAGCCGACGCCACGAAAATCGCGGAATCGAGCAAACCGCCCGGATTGTTTCTTAAGTTCAATACAAGGCCATTCACTTTCTTGTCGAGCATCTCATCGACCGCGTCCTTGAACAAGGAATTGGTGTCGGTATTGAAACCGGTGATGTCTATATAGCCGATATTGCCGTCTTTTATTTCCGTTTTCACGCTTTGAATGTAAATAATGTCCCTGGTCACTTCCACGTCGGACGCGACATCGTTTCTTGAAATCAATAATTTCACCACAGTGCCTTTTTCGCCTCTGATATTTCTCACCGCTTCCGACAAAGTCATGGCCGCGGTTTCCTTGCCGTCCACCGCTATAATCTTGTCACCGGCTTTTAGTCCGGCCCTTTCCGCGGGTGACGAGGCAATCGGAGCGACAATCGTCAATTGACTGTCCTTGACCGCGATTTCCGCGCCAATGCCTTGGAATTTACCGTCAATGTCCTCATTAAATTCTTCTGTTTCATCAGGCGTCAGAAAAACCGTGTACGGGTCATTCAAGCCGGCCACCATGCCCTCCAAGACGCTGTAAAAAACTTTTTCATTGTCTATCTCGGATTGATTGACGAAATTTTGCTGCAGGACTTTCCAAACTTCGCGCATCAGCGACATGTTGAATTCATCCGGCAATTGCTGCTGAGTTAAAATAGCTCCGCTGACCGCCGACACGCTTTGCTTGCTCGCCTGACCGATAAAAAAACCAGCCAGCCCGACGGCGATCATTAAAACGACGATGATTGAAGTCCTGAAAAAAGTTTTATTCGGTTTTGTTTGATATGTTGGCATAAATTTGATTAATCTTTGGTTCTAGTTATTTTAGCTCCCAATTTTCTGAGACGCTGTTCCACTTTGGAATAACCTCGATCTATTTGATAAATATTATCGATTTCCGTTTTACCATGGGCGACCAAGGCCGCTAAAATCAGAGCGAAACCCGCGCGCAAATCCGGACTGGCCAGCTTTCGGCCGAAAAGACGAACCGGACCGTTGACGATCACTCGGTATGGATCGCACATGATGATATTGGCGCCCATCTGATTCAATAAATCAGTATAAAACAATCTGCCTTCAAACACGGTTTCATGAACCAAGCTCATGCCTTTGGCCTGAGTAAGCAGAACGGTAAACGGAGGTTGTATGTCCGTGGCAAAGCCGGGATATTCGTGCGTCTGCACATTCACGGCTTTGGGATCCTCGCAACCCCAAACGGTCACGTAATCCGGACCAATTTCATATTTCACTCCCATTTTATCAAACAATACCCATAAAGATTCCAAATGCTCGGGCAGACAATTGGTTACCGTCACCTTGCCGCCGACCAATGCGCCCAAAATGGCGAAACTGCCGGCCTCTACCCTGTCAGGAATGACTTTATACCTGCCGCCGCTCAGACATTCGACTCCTTCAATGGTCACCGTCGGCGTGCCCGCGCCGCAGATTTTCGCGCCGCAACTATTCAAGAATTCGGCCAAGGCCTCTATCTCGGGTTCGCAAGCGGCGTTTTTTATCACGGTCGTGCCCACGGCCAAAACGGCGGTAATGATCATTTCCTCGGTCACGGTCACGGAAATTTTCGGCAGAACGATTTTCGCTCCTTTCAATCTCTTCTTGGTCGTGAACTGATAATAATCCTTGCCTTCTTCCAGCGACGCTCCCAATTTTTTAAAATTGTCGATAAACAGATCAACCGGCCGCTGCCCGATCGCGCAGCCGCCCGGATGCGCCAATCTCACTTTACCCAATCTGATAAGCATCGGGCCGACCAAAAGCACCGAGACTCTGATTTTCTTAACCAGTTCCGGATCCAAACGATAACTTTCAATTTTTTTGGTTTGCAAACGAATGGTGGTTCCGTTCTTTTTGACTTTCGTGCCGATACTTTGAACCAATTCCAAAAGTCTGGAAATTTCCTCAATCTCAGGACAATTTTCAATTATGACCTCTTCGGAAGTAAGCAAAGAAGCGGCAATCGCCTTTAGCGCCGCATTTTTGGCTCCATTAACTTTAATTTCGCCGTTTAGTTTATAACCTCCGCTGATAATGAATTTTGACATAAATATAAATTTATTGTAACAAAAACTCGTGTTTTGAGCAAGAACCGCTTATAGTATAGCACAATCAGGCGATAATTTGATTTTTTATCAAAAAAAGACCATAATAAAAACAATGTATGACTCTAAGAACCAGGAGGATCATCGCTTTTCTTTTCATCGCCGGATTTTTGGTTTTGGCGCCGATTTTGATTTTATACAGCGCCGGCTATCGCTATAATTTCAAAAACGGACAATTCAAAAAAACCGGAGCGGTCTTCATGGAAACGGAGCCCAAAGGCGCGCTCATTTTCATTGACGGACAAACCATGGATCAAAAAACTCCGGCTCATTTGACCAACATCTTTCCCAATTTCTACACCGTCAGATTGGAAAAAGAAGGCTATTTGCCTTGGGAAAAGAAAATTGAAATCAAACCGCAAGAAACAGTTTTTGCCAATAACGTGGTGCTATTTAAAAATCAACCGGCGAAAGAAATCGAGCAGGAAGATAAAATAATCGACATTTTAAAAACACCGAGCTGCGTTTTGCTTGAAGCGCTTTCCGCAACCGATGAAAAAATATTTTCATGTTTGAATGATAAGAGCGGTTTGATACAAAAGATTTATAAATTCGACGATGCCGACGTGGAAATTTCAGCGCAAAGTTCGGATAAAAATAAATTTTTGGCGGGGATCAAAAGCGGAGATTTTCAAATTCTATCCACGGATGGGGTTTACAAACAAACGCTGGCCGACTTGCCGATTGACCTCGCCATTGTGAAATGGGACGAGACGAGCGATCATTTCATTTATGGCGGAGACAACTCCGAAATCTGGCAAATCAATCTCTTGGGTCTAGAACCCGTTTATACTTTGACCTACCGAGCCAAAGACAATGAAACGATCAATGACTTCGCCGTTTCGTCCGACCGGCTGTACCTCGTCGTTTCCGGTGAGGACGGAAATTTTTTGCGCCTGACCGACGTAAAAAATCCAAACGACGCCAAACAGTCCATTCAGCTTTTGTCGTCGAATTTCAAAATAGACTCGTTCATCGA
The genomic region above belongs to Candidatus Bipolaricaulota bacterium and contains:
- a CDS encoding PEGA domain-containing protein; this encodes MTLRTRRIIAFLFIAGFLVLAPILILYSAGYRYNFKNGQFKKTGAVFMETEPKGALIFIDGQTMDQKTPAHLTNIFPNFYTVRLEKEGYLPWEKKIEIKPQETVFANNVVLFKNQPAKEIEQEDKIIDILKTPSCVLLEALSATDEKIFSCLNDKSGLIQKIYKFDDADVEISAQSSDKNKFLAGIKSGDFQILSTDGVYKQTLADLPIDLAIVKWDETSDHFIYGGDNSEIWQINLLGLEPVYTLTYRAKDNETINDFAVSSDRLYLVVSGEDGNFLRLTDVKNPNDAKQSIQLLSSNFKIDSFIDQYIVIKDSLKSDIYFMENNLAATKLHLNDIDRYDWLEKEKLMVLYNDYEIYFSNFKETTPITYLVTRYSTPIKKIVWFNDNYLLVLHDGRLKIIEMDNRDKRNVFELNNENDLRIDNFALDQNKEKISFISGGKLFEQIIQ
- a CDS encoding S41 family peptidase, with product MPTYQTKPNKTFFRTSIIVVLMIAVGLAGFFIGQASKQSVSAVSGAILTQQQLPDEFNMSLMREVWKVLQQNFVNQSEIDNEKVFYSVLEGMVAGLNDPYTVFLTPDETEEFNEDIDGKFQGIGAEIAVKDSQLTIVAPIASSPAERAGLKAGDKIIAVDGKETAAMTLSEAVRNIRGEKGTVVKLLISRNDVASDVEVTRDIIYIQSVKTEIKDGNIGYIDITGFNTDTNSLFKDAVDEMLDKKVNGLVLNLRNNPGGLLDSAIFVASAWIENGQTVVSEQFGDGQKMEYASKGQPAFVQMPTVVLINEGSASGSEIVAGALKDYGLATLVGKKTFGKGSVQNLHSLSDGSSVKVTIAKWLTPSGASINEEGIEPDQEVEITDEDFVQEKDPQLERALEILKSK
- a CDS encoding EI24 domain-containing protein — its product is MLKLIYKGFVFPFAAFKTLLANKKLFVWMAFPMAINLLIYAAVFYLAFTGLSGSLDFLSSDIWYESLLYYFIVGAGLALFFFFMLFTFVALANIIGSPFYEILSEKTAALLGTAEKAAKKTIGQNIKVFSISLFGGVKRIFLFVSSQVLLFIISLFPLIGVTFITLLNIFITAWFLAMEFLDFELDRREWNFDRKLAAFKKNKWPMLGFGLGIMVGALIPVFNLLFLPVCVMAGSMFYKEFLHKK
- the murA gene encoding UDP-N-acetylglucosamine 1-carboxyvinyltransferase, which gives rise to MSKFIISGGYKLNGEIKVNGAKNAALKAIAASLLTSEEVIIENCPEIEEISRLLELVQSIGTKVKKNGTTIRLQTKKIESYRLDPELVKKIRVSVLLVGPMLIRLGKVRLAHPGGCAIGQRPVDLFIDNFKKLGASLEEGKDYYQFTTKKRLKGAKIVLPKISVTVTEEMIITAVLAVGTTVIKNAACEPEIEALAEFLNSCGAKICGAGTPTVTIEGVECLSGGRYKVIPDRVEAGSFAILGALVGGKVTVTNCLPEHLESLWVLFDKMGVKYEIGPDYVTVWGCEDPKAVNVQTHEYPGFATDIQPPFTVLLTQAKGMSLVHETVFEGRLFYTDLLNQMGANIIMCDPYRVIVNGPVRLFGRKLASPDLRAGFALILAALVAHGKTEIDNIYQIDRGYSKVEQRLRKLGAKITRTKD